From Streptomyces zhihengii, the proteins below share one genomic window:
- a CDS encoding DUF1304 domain-containing protein yields the protein MNAVATVLVALIAALHVWILVVEMFLWERGPGRSLSGFDAGMARATAPLAANQGLYNGFLAAGLVWGLIAADPTGYRVQVFFLSCVVVAGVYGGLTANRRILLAQALPGALALAAVLVAG from the coding sequence GTGAACGCCGTCGCCACCGTCCTCGTCGCCCTGATCGCCGCGCTGCACGTCTGGATCCTCGTGGTCGAGATGTTCCTGTGGGAGCGCGGTCCGGGCCGCTCGCTCTCCGGCTTCGACGCCGGAATGGCCCGCGCGACCGCGCCGCTCGCCGCCAACCAGGGCCTCTACAACGGCTTCCTGGCCGCCGGGCTGGTGTGGGGGCTGATCGCCGCGGACCCGACGGGGTACCGCGTGCAGGTGTTCTTCCTGAGCTGCGTGGTCGTCGCGGGCGTCTACGGCGGGCTCACGGCGAACCGGCGCATCCTGCTCGCCCAGGCCCTGCCGGGCGCACTCGCGCTGGCCGCGGTCCTGGTGGCCGGGTGA
- a CDS encoding DUF4190 domain-containing protein, which yields MSDNQEPSGAPQPNDPWAPPAASSQDRVPLDRPWTAPQQPPSVHDQPTMIDMPGAPGSGEPGQVPPPPTAPGGPAPGQPGAPGYGYPGTAGYGYPGATMPPPPAGGTSGGFGAPADPYGSAYPGYATPYGGQPQGWGQQPANGLGIAGMVLGIIATALFCLWPLAIVLGILAVIFGAVGRGRVRRGEADNPGQAVTGIVCGVVGLVLGLVLLVAVVVDASNDDYSPWDSKGASPGVVVGQLR from the coding sequence ATGTCTGACAACCAGGAGCCCTCGGGCGCGCCGCAGCCGAACGACCCCTGGGCGCCGCCGGCCGCGAGCTCGCAGGACCGGGTGCCGCTGGACAGGCCGTGGACCGCGCCCCAGCAGCCGCCGAGCGTGCACGACCAGCCCACGATGATCGACATGCCGGGGGCGCCCGGCTCCGGTGAGCCCGGGCAGGTCCCGCCGCCTCCCACCGCCCCCGGCGGTCCGGCCCCCGGTCAGCCCGGCGCGCCCGGGTACGGCTACCCGGGCACGGCCGGCTACGGCTACCCCGGCGCCACCATGCCCCCGCCCCCCGCGGGCGGGACCTCCGGCGGCTTCGGCGCCCCCGCCGACCCGTACGGATCGGCCTACCCCGGCTACGCGACGCCCTACGGCGGGCAGCCGCAGGGCTGGGGGCAGCAGCCTGCCAACGGCCTGGGCATCGCGGGCATGGTGCTCGGCATCATCGCGACCGCGCTGTTCTGCCTGTGGCCGCTGGCGATCGTGCTGGGCATCCTGGCGGTCATCTTCGGCGCGGTGGGCCGCGGCAGGGTCCGCAGGGGCGAGGCCGACAACCCGGGCCAGGCGGTGACCGGCATCGTCTGCGGTGTGGTCGGCCTGGTGCTGGGGCTGGTGCTCCTGGTGGCCGTGGTCGTCGACGCCTCGAACGACGACTACTCCCCGTGGGACTCCAAGGGCGCCTCGCCCGGCGTCGTCGTCGGCCAGCTCCGCTGA
- a CDS encoding gamma-aminobutyraldehyde dehydrogenase, with translation MAIPDHVKDRFAAGTQYIGGRLRPGTSGRTQDIVNPATGETVLGYELAGTADVDAAVAAARAALPGWAGATPGERSDALHRFAGVLAERAGELARTETLQCGKPIKLTTEFDVPGTVDNTAFFAGAARHLQGQSAGEYSADHTSYTRREPVGAVGSIAPWNYPLQMAAWKILPAVAAGNTVVLKPAEITPLTSLLFAEAAGHAGLPDGVVNIVSGAGRDAGEHLVGHPDVAMTSFTGSTEVGKRVARIATASVKRLHLELGGKAPFVVFDDADVEAAAHGAVAGSLINSGQDCTAATRAYVQRPLYEAFTAAVADLMAGVRLGDPLDPATDLGPLVSFAQRDRVAGFVDRARGYATVVTGGEAPGGELERGAYYRPTLITGAAQDSEIVRDEIFGPVLVVLPFDGDDEGIALANDTPYGLAASAWSRDVYRTGRATREIQAGCVWINDHIPIISEMPHGGYKQSGFGKDMSSYSFEEYTQVKHVMYDNTAAVRKDWHRTVFGDR, from the coding sequence ATGGCCATCCCCGATCATGTGAAGGACCGCTTCGCCGCCGGCACGCAGTACATCGGCGGCCGGCTGCGGCCGGGCACCTCCGGACGCACCCAGGACATCGTGAACCCGGCGACCGGCGAGACGGTGCTCGGCTACGAGCTCGCCGGGACCGCCGACGTCGACGCGGCCGTCGCTGCCGCCCGCGCCGCGCTGCCCGGCTGGGCCGGCGCGACCCCGGGCGAGCGCTCGGACGCCCTGCACCGCTTCGCCGGCGTCCTCGCCGAACGGGCCGGCGAACTCGCCCGCACCGAGACCCTCCAGTGCGGCAAACCGATCAAGCTCACCACCGAGTTCGACGTCCCCGGCACCGTGGACAACACCGCCTTCTTCGCCGGGGCCGCCCGTCATCTCCAGGGGCAGTCGGCCGGTGAGTACAGCGCCGACCACACCTCCTACACCCGGCGCGAACCCGTCGGGGCCGTGGGCTCGATCGCACCGTGGAACTACCCGCTCCAGATGGCGGCGTGGAAGATCCTCCCGGCCGTCGCCGCCGGCAACACCGTCGTCCTCAAGCCGGCCGAGATCACGCCGCTCACCTCGCTGCTCTTCGCGGAGGCGGCCGGCCACGCCGGTCTGCCCGACGGTGTGGTCAACATCGTCAGCGGCGCGGGGCGGGACGCGGGCGAGCACCTCGTCGGCCACCCGGACGTCGCCATGACCTCGTTCACCGGCTCCACCGAGGTCGGCAAGCGGGTGGCGCGGATCGCGACCGCCTCCGTCAAGCGCCTCCACCTGGAACTCGGCGGCAAGGCGCCCTTCGTCGTCTTCGACGACGCCGACGTCGAGGCGGCCGCCCACGGCGCGGTCGCCGGCTCCCTCATCAACTCCGGCCAGGACTGCACGGCCGCCACCCGCGCCTACGTCCAGCGGCCGCTGTACGAGGCGTTCACCGCCGCGGTCGCGGACCTGATGGCCGGCGTCCGGCTCGGCGATCCTCTCGACCCCGCGACCGACCTCGGCCCGCTGGTCTCCTTCGCACAGCGCGACCGGGTCGCCGGCTTCGTCGACCGCGCCCGCGGCTACGCGACGGTCGTCACCGGCGGCGAGGCCCCCGGCGGCGAGCTGGAGCGCGGCGCCTACTACCGGCCGACCCTGATCACCGGCGCGGCCCAGGACAGCGAGATCGTCCGGGACGAGATCTTCGGCCCGGTGCTCGTGGTGCTGCCCTTCGACGGCGACGACGAGGGCATCGCCCTCGCCAACGACACCCCCTACGGCCTCGCCGCCTCCGCCTGGAGCCGCGACGTCTACCGGACCGGCCGGGCCACCCGGGAGATCCAGGCGGGCTGCGTCTGGATCAACGACCACATCCCGATCATCAGCGAGATGCCCCACGGCGGCTACAAGCAGTCGGGCTTCGGCAAGGACATGTCGTCGTACTCCTTCGAGGAGTACACGCAGGTCAAGCATGTGATGTACGACAACACGGCGGCTGTCCGGAAGGACTGGCACCGCACCGTCTTCGGGGACCGATAG
- a CDS encoding glycerophosphodiester phosphodiesterase has product MERAVRRVTVVGHRGDPYRFRENTLPSVRSAYERGADSVEIDVRLTRDGVPVLLHDDSLKRMWGLDRPPGRLTLAEIESATGGGVPTLRQALAEAGAHRVMLDLPGATTRSVRRVVDTVRECGAGERVYYCAGASTMLAVREADPSAEIALTWTTLAPPRPVLLDALRPKWLNYRFGLVSRDTVERTRAQGLLLSAWTADTRRTMRRLEAAGVDSITTNRVDVLGKVLDGAARER; this is encoded by the coding sequence GTGGAGCGGGCGGTGCGGCGGGTGACCGTCGTCGGCCACCGCGGCGACCCCTACCGCTTCCGGGAGAACACCCTCCCCTCGGTGCGGTCGGCCTACGAACGCGGCGCCGACAGCGTCGAGATCGACGTCCGCCTCACCCGCGACGGCGTGCCCGTGCTGCTGCACGACGACTCGCTGAAGCGGATGTGGGGGCTCGACCGGCCGCCGGGCCGGCTGACCCTCGCCGAGATCGAGTCCGCCACCGGCGGCGGTGTGCCCACCCTGCGGCAGGCGCTGGCGGAGGCGGGCGCGCACCGGGTGATGCTCGACCTGCCGGGCGCGACGACCCGTTCGGTGCGCCGGGTGGTGGACACCGTCCGCGAGTGCGGCGCGGGCGAGCGGGTGTACTACTGCGCGGGCGCGTCCACCATGCTGGCCGTCCGCGAGGCGGACCCGTCGGCCGAGATCGCGCTGACCTGGACGACCCTCGCCCCGCCCCGCCCGGTGCTGCTGGACGCGCTGCGCCCGAAGTGGCTCAACTACCGCTTCGGCCTGGTCTCCCGGGACACCGTCGAGCGCACCCGCGCCCAGGGCCTGCTGCTCTCCGCCTGGACGGCGGACACCCGGCGCACGATGCGCCGGCTGGAGGCCGCGGGCGTCGACTCGATCACGACGAACCGGGTGGACGTGCTCGGCAAGGTGCTGGACGGGGCGGCCCGCGAGCGCTGA
- a CDS encoding ABC transporter substrate-binding protein translates to MESYEAERLSAAQIAAMRRSLTGGRGALSRRSLLRASGIGALTAGGAGLLSACGIPPAKRENGAAASDDHSDAEKRLTFSNWTEYMDTSEDGKTRPTLAAFTKRTGIAVKYTEDINDNVEFFGKIQPQLAAGQDTGRDLINVTDWLAARMIRLGWVQKLDASLLPHAFANLSQQFRSPDWDPGRAYSYPWTGIPAVIAYNVKATGGRKVDSMTQLLDDPALKGRVSLLTEMRDTVGLTLLDMGKSPEKVTDADYDAAIGRLQKAVDKKQIRRFTGNDYTSDLDKGDIAACVAWAGDLIQLQADNPDIRFSIPAAGYMTATDNLLVPAQARHRKNATRLIDYYYELPVAAQLAAYINYVTPVAGVGPELAKIDPELAKNPLIIPDEAMAAKSHSFRSLSSEEETAYEEKFAKLIGA, encoded by the coding sequence ATGGAGAGTTACGAAGCCGAACGCCTCTCGGCGGCCCAGATCGCCGCGATGCGGCGCAGTCTGACGGGGGGCAGGGGCGCGCTCTCCCGCCGTTCGCTGCTGCGCGCCTCGGGCATCGGCGCGCTCACCGCCGGCGGCGCCGGGCTGCTGAGCGCCTGCGGCATCCCGCCCGCCAAGCGCGAGAACGGGGCGGCGGCCTCGGACGACCACTCGGACGCGGAGAAGCGGCTCACCTTCTCCAACTGGACCGAGTACATGGACACCAGCGAGGACGGGAAGACCCGGCCCACCCTCGCCGCCTTCACCAAGCGCACCGGCATCGCGGTCAAGTACACCGAGGACATCAACGACAACGTCGAGTTCTTCGGCAAGATCCAGCCGCAGCTCGCGGCCGGCCAGGACACCGGCCGCGACCTGATCAACGTCACCGACTGGCTGGCCGCCCGGATGATCCGGCTCGGCTGGGTGCAGAAGCTCGACGCCTCGCTGCTGCCGCACGCCTTCGCCAACCTGTCCCAGCAGTTCCGCAGCCCCGACTGGGACCCGGGCCGCGCCTACAGCTACCCGTGGACCGGTATCCCGGCCGTCATCGCGTACAACGTCAAGGCCACCGGCGGCCGCAAGGTCGACTCCATGACCCAGCTCCTCGACGACCCCGCGCTCAAGGGGCGGGTCAGCCTGCTCACCGAGATGCGCGACACCGTCGGCCTCACCCTGCTCGACATGGGCAAGTCCCCCGAGAAGGTCACCGACGCCGACTACGACGCCGCGATCGGCCGGCTCCAGAAGGCCGTCGACAAGAAGCAGATCCGCCGCTTCACCGGCAACGACTACACCTCCGACCTCGACAAGGGCGACATCGCCGCCTGCGTCGCCTGGGCCGGTGACCTGATCCAGCTCCAGGCCGACAACCCGGACATCCGCTTCTCGATCCCGGCGGCCGGCTACATGACCGCCACCGACAACCTGCTCGTCCCGGCGCAGGCCCGGCACCGGAAGAACGCCACCCGGCTGATCGACTACTACTACGAACTCCCGGTCGCGGCGCAGCTCGCCGCCTACATCAACTACGTGACACCGGTGGCCGGTGTCGGCCCCGAGCTCGCGAAGATCGACCCGGAGCTCGCGAAGAACCCGCTGATCATCCCGGACGAGGCCATGGCGGCCAAGTCCCACTCCTTCCGTTCGCTCAGCAGCGAGGAGGAGACGGCGTACGAGGAGAAGTTCGCCAAGCTCATCGGCGCCTGA
- a CDS encoding TetR/AcrR family transcriptional regulator, with protein sequence MRAALFEECAGRPLDEVGVAAVVRRAGVGRATFYLHYGGLEELAVDACAEVVREAVDALHAWRGTPDPARPPEPLTAFFGELAERAALHRGLLREGGGGPLGDLLHRELRERSRRERELAGAPAPELVASAVAATFTALLADWLHGRIDADPAAMAHAAWRLLISLHRTPLP encoded by the coding sequence CTGCGGGCCGCGCTCTTCGAGGAGTGCGCGGGGCGTCCGCTCGACGAGGTGGGTGTGGCGGCCGTCGTCCGCCGGGCAGGGGTGGGGCGCGCGACGTTCTACCTCCACTACGGCGGCCTGGAGGAGCTCGCGGTCGACGCCTGCGCCGAGGTCGTCCGGGAGGCGGTGGACGCGCTGCACGCCTGGCGCGGCACACCGGACCCGGCCCGGCCGCCGGAGCCGCTGACCGCCTTCTTCGGGGAGCTGGCCGAGCGGGCCGCCCTCCACCGGGGTCTGCTGCGGGAGGGCGGCGGCGGCCCGCTGGGCGACCTGCTCCACCGCGAGCTGCGCGAACGCAGCCGCCGGGAGCGGGAACTCGCGGGCGCGCCCGCCCCGGAGCTGGTCGCATCGGCGGTGGCCGCGACCTTCACGGCGCTGCTGGCGGACTGGCTGCACGGCCGGATCGACGCCGACCCGGCGGCGATGGCGCACGCCGCCTGGCGCCTGCTGATCTCCCTGCACCGCACGCCCCTGCCGTGA
- a CDS encoding sensor histidine kinase, with protein MDIGVALIVQAAVTMPFVVPRPADQPPATWAAYGLTTLTVLPLVWRRRFPLSVLAAVLATAGLYKVAVEGPGQPLPYAGLVVVHSVAALCPPPRRLVVLALLPLITGVSVWLNTRSLRELTFSLFVLGAAYVSGRLADVRQAYVAAVEDRAAELERANRIEAEQAAARERARIAREMHDVLSHAVSLMVVQAEAGPVAVRTAPERAEAAFDAISETGRDAMAQLRRMLGVLRDGADDPAPHQPQPDVDQLPVLVERVRSGGLDVSYDVVGGAHRLPGAAGATAYRVVQEALTNVVRHASARRVAVRLVNTAHSLEITVTDDGRGPAGGAAAPPVPGPSAAAPAGRTTAGHGLTGIRERAAAHGGTASAGPGPGGRGFEVRVVLPRDPVGSGAEVGS; from the coding sequence GTGGACATCGGGGTGGCGCTGATCGTGCAGGCCGCGGTGACCATGCCGTTCGTGGTGCCCCGGCCGGCCGACCAGCCGCCCGCGACCTGGGCGGCCTACGGGCTCACCACGCTGACGGTGCTGCCGCTGGTGTGGCGCCGGCGCTTCCCCCTGTCCGTGCTGGCGGCGGTGCTGGCCACGGCCGGGCTGTACAAGGTCGCGGTGGAGGGGCCGGGACAGCCGCTGCCCTACGCGGGGCTGGTCGTCGTCCACTCGGTCGCCGCCCTGTGCCCGCCGCCCCGCCGGCTGGTCGTGCTCGCGCTGCTGCCGCTGATCACGGGGGTGTCGGTGTGGCTCAACACCCGCTCGCTGCGCGAGCTGACGTTCTCGCTCTTCGTGCTGGGCGCCGCGTACGTCTCCGGGCGTCTGGCGGACGTCCGCCAGGCGTACGTCGCCGCCGTCGAGGACCGGGCCGCCGAGCTGGAGCGGGCCAACCGGATCGAGGCCGAGCAGGCCGCGGCCCGCGAACGGGCCCGTATCGCCCGCGAGATGCACGACGTCCTGTCGCACGCGGTGAGCCTGATGGTGGTGCAGGCGGAGGCGGGACCGGTCGCGGTGCGCACGGCCCCGGAGCGCGCCGAGGCGGCCTTCGACGCCATCTCGGAGACGGGCCGGGACGCCATGGCGCAGCTCCGCAGGATGCTCGGGGTGCTCAGGGACGGCGCCGACGATCCGGCCCCGCATCAGCCGCAGCCGGACGTCGACCAGCTCCCCGTCCTGGTGGAGCGGGTGCGGTCGGGCGGGCTCGACGTCTCGTACGACGTGGTCGGCGGCGCCCACCGGCTGCCCGGGGCGGCGGGGGCGACGGCGTACCGGGTGGTGCAGGAGGCGCTGACCAACGTGGTCCGGCACGCGTCCGCGCGCCGGGTCGCGGTCCGGCTCGTCAACACGGCCCACTCCTTGGAGATCACCGTCACGGACGACGGCCGGGGCCCGGCGGGCGGAGCGGCCGCCCCGCCGGTTCCGGGGCCGTCCGCCGCGGCGCCGGCGGGCCGGACGACGGCGGGGCACGGCCTCACGGGCATCCGGGAGCGGGCGGCCGCCCACGGGGGCACCGCGAGTGCGGGCCCCGGGCCGGGCGGGCGGGGCTTCGAGGTGCGCGTGGTCCTGCCCAGGGACCCCGTAGGCTCCGGCGCGGAGGTGGGGAGTTGA
- a CDS encoding NADAR family protein, which produces MGKEELVERAAAGQRIKYLHFWGHAPRRDGRIGPSCLSQWWPSPFEAGGIRYATAEHWMMAAKARLFGDAEAERLALGARTPAEAKKAGRTVRGFDEAAWKRERFGIVREGSVHKFGQDPELAAFLLATGDRVLVEASPLDRIWGIGLAADDERAGDPARWRGLNLLGFALMEAREELRTRG; this is translated from the coding sequence ATGGGGAAGGAAGAGCTCGTCGAACGGGCCGCCGCAGGGCAGAGAATCAAGTACCTGCACTTCTGGGGGCACGCGCCACGCCGGGACGGCCGGATCGGGCCGAGCTGCCTCAGTCAGTGGTGGCCGTCGCCCTTCGAGGCCGGCGGCATACGCTACGCGACGGCGGAGCACTGGATGATGGCCGCCAAGGCCCGCCTCTTCGGCGACGCCGAGGCGGAGCGGCTGGCGCTCGGCGCCCGCACGCCCGCCGAGGCCAAGAAGGCCGGGCGCACGGTCCGCGGCTTCGACGAGGCCGCCTGGAAGCGGGAGCGCTTCGGCATCGTCCGCGAGGGCAGCGTGCACAAGTTCGGCCAGGACCCGGAGCTGGCCGCGTTCCTGCTGGCCACCGGTGACCGGGTGCTCGTCGAGGCCAGCCCCCTCGACCGGATCTGGGGCATCGGGCTGGCCGCCGACGACGAGCGGGCCGGGGACCCGGCGCGGTGGCGGGGCCTGAACCTGCTGGGATTCGCGCTGATGGAGGCGCGCGAGGAGCTCAGGACGCGGGGCTGA
- a CDS encoding SAM-dependent methyltransferase — protein sequence MTARLRTDVAHNARVWNYWLGGKDNYPVDRAVGDHVTGLYPSIGEVARADRAFLRRAVTHLAGDAGIRQFLDVGTGLPTADNTHEVAQRIAPDARVVYVDNDPVVLAHARALLTGSPEGATEYVDADAHRPEEIVAAMTGTLDPSRPVAVMMLGILNFVLDTDRARTIVRTLMDAVPPGSHLVLTHPTLELGGEGNAEAMAFWNENAKPPITARSREEFASFLEGLEILEPGIVACSRWRSDGTEPAVAQFGAVARKP from the coding sequence GTGACCGCACGACTTCGCACCGACGTGGCGCACAACGCCCGTGTCTGGAACTACTGGCTGGGCGGCAAGGACAACTACCCGGTGGACCGCGCGGTCGGCGACCACGTCACCGGTCTCTATCCCAGCATCGGCGAAGTCGCCCGCGCGGACCGGGCCTTCCTCCGCAGGGCCGTCACCCACCTGGCGGGCGATGCGGGCATCCGGCAGTTCCTGGACGTCGGCACCGGACTGCCGACCGCCGACAACACCCATGAGGTCGCGCAGCGCATCGCGCCCGACGCCCGGGTGGTCTACGTGGACAACGACCCCGTGGTCCTCGCCCACGCCCGTGCCCTGCTGACCGGGTCGCCCGAGGGCGCCACCGAGTACGTGGACGCCGACGCCCACCGCCCCGAGGAGATCGTCGCGGCGATGACGGGGACCCTCGACCCGTCGCGGCCGGTCGCCGTGATGATGCTCGGCATCCTCAACTTCGTCCTCGACACCGACCGGGCGCGGACGATCGTGCGCACCTTGATGGACGCCGTCCCGCCGGGCAGCCACCTGGTGCTGACCCACCCGACGCTCGAACTGGGCGGCGAGGGCAACGCCGAGGCGATGGCCTTCTGGAACGAGAACGCCAAGCCGCCGATCACCGCCCGCTCACGCGAGGAGTTCGCCTCGTTCCTGGAGGGGCTGGAGATCCTGGAGCCGGGCATCGTCGCCTGCTCCCGGTGGCGGTCCGACGGCACGGAGCCGGCGGTGGCGCAGTTCGGCGCCGTGGCCCGCAAGCCGTAG
- a CDS encoding response regulator transcription factor has translation MTLRVVVADDQELVRSGFAMILDAQPGIEVVAEAGDGAEAVAAVRRHAPDVALLDIRMPVMDGIGACREITAAGGCRVVMLTTFDIDEYVYEALRAGASGFLLKDVRRDDLVHAVRVVARGDSLLAPSVARRLVEQYTRQGQGAPGGVPAGAGAAAGASRLDVLTARERETLLMLGRGLSNAEIASRMTVSEHTVKTHVGNVLAKLGLRDRIQAVICAYETGLVTVPAPPLG, from the coding sequence TTGACCCTGCGAGTGGTGGTGGCCGACGACCAGGAACTGGTCCGCAGCGGCTTCGCGATGATCCTCGACGCCCAGCCCGGCATCGAGGTGGTGGCCGAGGCGGGTGACGGGGCCGAGGCGGTCGCGGCGGTGCGCCGCCACGCCCCGGACGTGGCGCTGCTGGACATCCGGATGCCCGTCATGGACGGCATCGGGGCGTGCCGCGAGATCACGGCGGCGGGCGGCTGCCGGGTGGTGATGCTGACGACCTTCGACATCGACGAGTACGTGTACGAGGCGCTGCGCGCCGGGGCGAGCGGCTTCCTGCTGAAGGACGTGCGCCGCGACGATCTGGTGCACGCGGTGCGGGTGGTGGCGCGGGGCGACTCGCTGCTGGCGCCGTCGGTGGCCCGACGGCTCGTCGAGCAGTACACCCGTCAGGGGCAGGGCGCGCCCGGTGGCGTCCCGGCCGGTGCGGGTGCCGCCGCCGGGGCGTCGCGGCTGGACGTCCTCACGGCGCGGGAGCGGGAGACGCTGCTGATGCTGGGCCGGGGGCTGTCCAACGCGGAGATCGCGTCCCGGATGACGGTCAGCGAGCACACGGTGAAGACCCATGTGGGCAACGTGCTGGCGAAGCTCGGTCTGCGGGACCGCATCCAGGCGGTCATCTGCGCCTACGAGACCGGTCTGGTCACGGTGCCGGCTCCCCCGCTCGGGTGA
- a CDS encoding adenosine deaminase: MTDLHPFIAGLPKAELHVHHVGSASPRIVAELAAHHPDSKVPTDPEALADYFTFTDFAHFVEVYLSVVDLIRTPEDVRLLTFEVARDMARQNIRYAELTVTPFSSTRRGIEEKAFMAAIEDARLAAERELGVVLRWCFDIPGEAGLEAAAETARLAVDLRPEGLVSFGLGGPEIGVARPQFKPYFDRAIAAGLHSVPHAGETTGPQTVWDALRELRAERIGHGTSSVQDPALLAHLAEHRIPLEVCPTSNIATRAVADLDAHPIREMVAAGVLVTVNSDDPPMFGTDLNSEYAVAARLLELDERGVAGLAKNAVEASFLDPAGKARISGEIDAYTDAWLAR; this comes from the coding sequence ATGACCGATCTGCATCCCTTCATCGCGGGACTGCCCAAGGCCGAACTGCATGTGCACCACGTCGGCTCGGCGTCCCCGCGCATCGTCGCCGAACTGGCCGCGCACCATCCGGACTCCAAGGTCCCGACGGATCCCGAGGCCCTCGCCGACTACTTCACCTTCACGGATTTCGCGCACTTCGTCGAGGTCTACCTCTCGGTCGTCGACCTGATCCGCACCCCGGAGGACGTCCGCCTGCTGACCTTCGAGGTCGCCCGTGACATGGCCCGGCAGAACATCCGGTACGCGGAGCTGACCGTCACACCGTTCAGCTCCACCCGGCGCGGCATCGAGGAGAAGGCCTTCATGGCCGCCATCGAGGACGCCCGGCTCGCCGCCGAGCGGGAGCTCGGCGTGGTGCTGCGCTGGTGCTTCGACATCCCCGGCGAGGCCGGGCTCGAAGCCGCCGCGGAGACCGCCCGGCTGGCGGTGGACCTGCGCCCGGAGGGCCTGGTGTCGTTCGGGCTCGGCGGCCCGGAGATCGGCGTGGCGCGCCCGCAGTTCAAGCCGTACTTCGACCGCGCCATCGCCGCGGGGCTCCACTCGGTGCCGCACGCCGGGGAGACGACCGGACCGCAGACGGTCTGGGACGCCCTGCGGGAGCTGCGCGCCGAGCGCATCGGCCACGGCACCAGCTCCGTCCAGGACCCGGCGCTGCTCGCGCATCTCGCGGAGCACCGCATCCCGCTGGAGGTCTGCCCGACCTCCAACATCGCCACCCGCGCGGTGGCCGACCTCGACGCCCACCCGATCCGGGAGATGGTCGCGGCCGGGGTACTGGTCACCGTCAACAGCGACGACCCGCCGATGTTCGGCACCGACCTGAACAGCGAGTACGCGGTCGCGGCCCGGCTGCTGGAGCTCGACGAGCGCGGTGTCGCCGGCCTCGCGAAGAACGCCGTGGAGGCGTCCTTCCTCGACCCGGCGGGCAAGGCCAGGATCTCCGGCGAGATCGACGCCTACACGGACGCCTGGCTCGCCCGGTGA